A genomic stretch from Telopea speciosissima isolate NSW1024214 ecotype Mountain lineage chromosome 7, Tspe_v1, whole genome shotgun sequence includes:
- the LOC122669215 gene encoding protein RGF1 INDUCIBLE TRANSCRIPTION FACTOR 1-like → MVGYAISLKKKKKKAPEWVGPLLKSKFFGSCVIHQELRKNEKNLFCIDCNRCICQHCLSSSAHYLHVLLQIRRYVYHDVVRLHDMQKHIDCSKVQTYLINQAKVIFLNPRPQLKPSKTNSGAACEVCERSLQEPNRYCSVACKISGVAEKGRRDHPFMPFKIPEFDDFPMKENQDEDSVVESSEEKENCPPSSSPALKPKKQLRKRKGIPRRAPLC, encoded by the exons ATG GTTGGATATGCGATAAgtctgaaaaagaagaagaagaaggcaccGGAGTGGGTAGGACCATTACTGAAGAGCAAGTTTTTTGGTTCATGTGTAATTCATCAAGAACTCCGCAAAAATGAGAAGAATCTGTTCTGCATCGACTGTAACCGTTGTATCTGCCAGCACTGCCTCTCCTCTTCTGCTCACTATCTTCATGTGCTGCTTCAGATCCGTAGATATGTCTACCATGACGTTGTTCGCCTTCATGATATGCAGAAGCACATAGATTGTTCCAAAGTCCAG ACTTATCTGATAAATCAGGCAAAAGTCATATTTCTGAATCCTCGTCCCCAACTGAAACCGTCGAAGACGAACAGCGGCGCAGCTTGTGAAGTTTGTGAGAGAAGCTTACAAGAGCCTAACCGATACTGCTCTGTCGCTTGCAAG ATTTCAGGAGTTGCAGAGAAAGGGAGGAGAGATCATCCATTTATGCCGTTTAAAATTCCAGAATTTGATGATTTCCCCATGAAAGAAAATCAAGATGAAGACTCTGTGGTGGAATCAAGTGAGGAGAAGGAGAATTGTCCACCCAGTTCTAGTCCAGCATTGAAGCCAAAGAAGCAATTGCGCAAGAGAAAAGGAATTCCTCGCAGAGCTCCCCTGTGCTGA